The Nicotiana tomentosiformis chromosome 9, ASM39032v3, whole genome shotgun sequence genome contains the following window.
aaactttatatgcaacaaggcaatactttaaacaaatacttttaattaatttaaatatctaaaataaaccaaCTCTAAAACTTTATTCGTAGTGACTACTAAAATATTGCAAAGTTATTATCAATACATCTGAATCTTAACCCACCGACTATGTATATGAAGCCTCTACGGATAAACTGATATACTGCTCAGGACATGAGACTGGTTGGCTAGTTCTccaagtaaataaagaaataactaaATAAAGATGACTTAATGGAATACTCCATgaacaaaagcggagctcaccaatagcactggAAGAGGGGGGGGGGGTCAAAAGATGTAGCATGCTCGCCTGCAATACCTTTTCCTACGTTGTACTGCAGACCAACgtaggttcccaaaagagaacgtCAGAACCATCTATTGTACTTAGTGAGTCTCGACGACATGGGACAAAACTTTAATAAAATATACCATACAAATAAAGATTTTGAATGCATGGAAAACATAAAGCTTCCAAGAACAAatctaaaataattgcataatgGTAGTTTATGtatattctaaaagaaattcctttctttttctttcttataaaaaaaatacttcactttatacttcgggagttccaactatcctgGCTTATTTCTGTCTTAGTCACCATGTGATCGGCAAGGGTTTgatcccaacctgatcgaataggcTCAATTCACGAGGTGCcactcgcttcatggttctcagCGCTCATGTATCATACCTTAGTCTGGCTAAGTAAATTCTCAACAATGAGACCCTCGTCTTCTGTGCTCCCTACTTTGGTACAAGTAGTTTTAGGAAGTCAATGCCTTGATCAGGACCCTCGGCCCGGGCGATGACCCCTTCTCAGAATaaaggatactcccaaaaatcttttctttctaaaacttcttcttgggacttttcaagtctaaatatTTTCCTGAAACATTCTATACATACTCATATGGGTATCCTTACATGTAAAGCATGgcataagaatgaaataaacattcaaaagtatttctaaagattctttcttcttcatgaattttcaacatgaaaatggcatataagaataacacaaaaatctaaaattttatgcacatatatcataataaatcatctaaactttAGCTAGAACAATTCTAAGTTAATAAGTACTCACTCTCTCCGATTAAGTACATATTAACTCTTTTAAGCAATTCATCGAATACCTTGTGTGCGTGcttttgtgagttaaaccactttagtaaagggttatatcaactcacctcaaaactcctCGAGCCAATACGTAGACCCCAGTCAAATTTATACCCGTCAAATACTCGATTCTACAACAACCAGTGCATTTTAATCAATTTCAAGTTTCACACCTAAACATGAAATTTACTGTTAATATAGAGGAAGATGGGAATTAACTATTCAATTCTTACCTACTACTACTATAGGATAATTGACAATAGGGAACTTATATACCTGAGTTCAAGAATTAGTGATTTGTAAAGAAACCTAGAACTTCCCATTGCCCGTGTGAGTATTGAGCAGCAAGGCTACCTCTGCTCTGTTTCGTAGCTGGCTATTTCTCTTTTTCGTATAAGGCTTGCGTGAATGAACAAAAGTTTAAGCCTTCTATTTTGGTCATATAAGGCTTTTCAGCCTTCGTGCTTTTTAATTCTGTTTTGTTTAAGGCTTTAAGCCGTTTGCCCTCCCACTTTATGGGTTTTAGGCTTGTCCCCTTTTTTTaacttaacaattaattaatgatactcatttttaataattaataatattccCTCGCTTTTATATCAcattatttataaatagagaagtcACTTAAAACTCAATTATAAGAGTTTAAATTCGTAATAGAAGTAACAATTTTATGCACTCAAGGCAAGATAAAAAAAATCTAATTCTATATTTAGCATGAAttgaaacttttatagatttTAGGTGTGTTACAATCTTTCCTCATTaaaaacattcgtccttgaatgttgctAGGGCCTTATTCTTAAGCTAACAATTACTCCTTAAGTCCTTGAACTTCTTAAGTTTTCTTAGCACTACTCACTTCCCAAAGGCCGCAAAATTTGGGTTAACTCCctaaagtttcaaaagttttggcagagtctcctctataAATTCGACTATGCACACCAATAACAACCACATATACCATAACATGACATTAATAGGCACCATACACAGTTCATAAACTAATTACTCACACTTCAGAAAGGAGGTACCACAATAACCAACCAAAATCTAAATCAATTCACCACACTTTAGGAAAAGTAAATCACTTTAATGAATTAAATGTACTCTGCATTGTACTAAATTATTTAATAACTAAACATACTCTGACAGAAACTAAACTACTTCAACAACAAATATAATTTAGCAAGGACATAAACACATGATAACTTGTACTTAATAAATGAAACATAAATACCAAGCCAAACCTAGGTTCACATACCTTGTTCCTCAAATAAATAAGTGGCAAGTGATTATCCCaattacctccaaaatctataacacatgctCGAATATCTTCGAGAGTCTGAATGGTCTTTTCTACCTggccatcggtctgtggatggaaagcggtGCTCAAATTGACATTGGTACCTAATCTTTTCTTAAATGCCTTCCAAAAATGCGctgtgaactgagggcctctgtcaGATATGATTGAAACTGGATTACCATGCAATCAAACTATTTCTTTGATGTACAACTACGCATACTGCTCTGCGGAATCTATTGTCTTTACTGGTAGGAAATGCACGGACTTTGTAAGTAGCTCTACAATAACCCAAATTGAATCATGCTTATGGTATGTGCGAGGCAGACCTACTACAAAATcaatattaatcatctcccattACCATTGTGGTATCTCTATATCTTGAGCTAGGCCactaggcctctgatgctcggctttgacttgctggcaattcaaacatttGGCCACATGATCTGCTACTTTCTTCTTTATGCCTTTCTACCAATACAACTCTTTCAAGTCCAGATATATTTTGATAGCATCTTGGTGGATAGAGTACCTCGAGTTGTGAGCTTCTTTCATTATTGACTTTCTAAGACCATCTACATCAGGCACACATAACGGATCATTCAACTTCAAAACTCTATCACTTCCTAAAGTGAAAGCAGTGATTTCATTGTTTCTCactccttcttttaactttaCTAAATACGGATCTTCATCTTTCTTAGCCTTAACATGCGCAACAAGAGAGGATTCCACTAAGGCATAAGCAGTTATACGTCCTTCTTCGGTCTCATCCAATCTAATTCCATCATTTTCTAGTTTTTGAATTTCTCGACCCAAAGTTTTCCTTTGTACTACAAGATGGGCCAGGACATGCATTGACTTCCTACTAAGTGCATCTACTACCATATTAGCTTTGGCCGGGTGATAAAGGatattgatgtcataatccttcactAGCTCGATCCACCTTCTATGTCTCATATTTAACTCTGTCTACTTGAAAATATACTGGAGACTTTTGTGATATGTAAATACTTCACAATGCTCGCCATATAggtagtgtcgccatatctttaatgcaaataccactgctgcAAGCTCCAAGTCATGtgtggggtagttcttctcatgattctttaactgccTGGAAGCATAAGTAATAACTTTTCCATCTTACATAAGAACACACCCAAGACCAACTCtggaggcatcataatacactgtgaaACCACCCGAACCTACCGGGAAGGTTAACACAGGTGCAATGGTCAATCTCTTCTTTAACTCTTGAAAACTCTCCTCATAAGCGtctgaccactggaacttaacagctttctgagtcaacttagttaaTGAAGCTGCCAGTgaggaaaatccctctacaaacaTTTTATAGTAGccagctaaccccaagaaactccttatTTCAGTTGGCGTTGTCAGccttggccagttcttgactGCTTCTGTCTTTTGAGGGTCTACTTTTATATCTTCACTAGATACCAAGTGGCCTAAGAATGCCACTTACTGCAactagaactcacattttgaaaacacGGCATAAGTTCATTCTCCTTCAAAGTCTGCAAGGCTATCCTGAGGTGTTCTGCATGCTCATACTTGATCTTAGAGTATACCAAAATATCGTCTATAAACACGATAATAAAGGTATcaaggaatggcttgaaaactcTCTTCATGAGGTCCATGAATgcagctggagcatttgtcaacccgaaggacattactagaaattcataGTGCCCGTAGCAAGTTCTAAAGGTTGTTTTAGATATATCCTATTCTATGAttctcaactgatggtaccccgaccttaagtctatctttgaaaagtactttgcatcctgaagttgatcaaataaaccATCAATTATTGgaagtgggtacttgttcttaatggtaactttattcaactaccGATAGTCGACGCACATTCTGagagacccatctttcttcttgaaAAATAGGACCGGGGCACCCCACGGTGAAACACTCGGACTGATGAAGCCCTTGTCAAGAAGGTCTTTCAACTATTCTCTCAACTCATTAAGTTCTGCTGGATCCATCCTATAAGGAGatatagatatgggctgagtgcctggaatGAGATCGATGCCAAAGTCTATGATCCTTTCAGGAGGAAGTCGGGGAAGGTCATCTGGGAAAACTTTTGAAAATTCTCTAACAACTGGAACAGACTGAAGAGCTGGTGGTTCTGATTCTGCATTAATGATGTTAGCCAAATAGGCAAGATACCCCTTGCCGATCATTCGTTGTGCCTTAatgtaagaaataaacttacctacAAGCGATGCTGAACTACCCTTCCACTCTAAAACTTTTTCATTTAGAAATTGGAACATGACTATCTTAGCACGACAATCTAACATGGCATAGCAGTAAGACAACCAATTCATACTCatgatcacatcaaaatccaccatttcTAACTCTATGAGATTGGCCTCGATGTTGCGACCTTGGACTGAAACTATACAACCTCTATAGACTCTTGTGGCTTCCACTAACTCACAAACTGGAGTAGATACTAGGAATGGATCACTAAGTTGTTCAGATTCTAGATCGAGGCTAATTACAAAGTATGGAGTCATGTACGAAAACGTTGAAGGTGAATAAATTATGGAATAAGCATTATGTTAGCACACTAGAAGTATACCTGTAATAACTTCTGCATATGCCTCTGCACTCTGACGATCAAGTGTAGCAAACAAACGGGGTTGTCCCCCTCCCTGAGTAACTCGATCTACACCTCTGACTTCCCCATGCCCGGTCTGATTATGAGAACCACGAGCCTGAGGTGGTGCAACTGTAGTAGCTGAGGAACTAGAAGGACGAGCTGATCCCCCACTGAAATTACGTCACAACTTTGGGCAGTTTGCCTTTATATGACCACTGTCTCCGTAATGATAGCAACTGTGAAACCCGCGCTTGCATTGAACTGAATGTTGCTGCTTACATGTACCACAAAAACCTTGTTGTTGTGAATGTTGCTCAGCATGACTCTGCCTatatgaggatgatgtcctaaaATTCTGATTTTGGCGAGATTGGTTTCCATAATTCTGAGTACGTCTGAAAGAAGCCCCACCAACTGACTGATGACGGGACTAAGCTGGTGCTAATGACTCCATATTGAAGGAACCCCTTCCTCCTCCGCTGGATGTACTACTAAATCCGCCCGTTGTCTGGACTTTATTGTTATGCTATTTTTCTTCTCTCCATTATTTTCTGTCTTTTTCTAAGTGCTTGGCGAAACCCATAACAGAGGAGAAAGTTATCATTCCTACCGTTGCAATTGATGTTGTATCCTTAATGTGGTAAGCCAAACCACCAACAAACCTGCACATCTTTGTTTTTTTTGTCTTAAACATGTGACGACCATGCTTAGCCAAACTTATGAATTCCATGTAGTACTCTTACACACTTTTATTCCCTTGCTTGAGCTGCTCGAACTCTGTAGCCTTAGCTTCCCTATCATCTTCTAGGATAAAGTTAGCCATGATGGCCTCTTCAAATTCTTCCCAAGTAGGCAGACCATCATCTTCATCTCTTTCTTTTTCCAACATCTCAAACCAAGCGCCATCCACATCTCTAAGCTGGTAGGCAGTCAGCTCCATATCTTCATCATCAAATGCCTCCATCACTCGGAGGCCTTTCTAGAAATCCTCCAGCCACAACATtggatcttcatcaactatagtaccacagtgtgatgacccaaaatttcatatttaaatttaataattaattctgtgttctaagacctcataaagcactatttatcattcctcgacttgcgtgcgcagtctataaaatttttcggaaagttcttatgtgaaaaatggattaaaaggtgtattagagctttaaaaactcaactgagatgactttgatcaacattttgagcaagcggactaggatcagtgttttgacagttccgataggtctttaccgtgatttgggacttgggcgctcggaatcaaattccgaggtcactagcccgagatatgaaattttaatgaaaaattaaaagtttgaaagcttaatgatttttaagaatttactgatgttggatttattgacaccgggacCGTATTTTAGTTTTGGAGCCCTGTATAGGTCCACAATAATacttatgacttgtctgccgaatttggtgagaaacggagttgatttgacgtgattcggacatccggttgtgaaaatattagttttaaaattttattcaaaatttcctttgatttggtatctgATTTATAGGTGTTATTTGGTCAATTTGATCATgggagcaagttcgtataatgttttaggacatgttggtatattttgttaaggtcccgagggtctcgtgtgagtttcggacggttaatAGATCAAATTCGTACTTAGAAGATATCTggaaaaatttctattttctggtgtaatcgcacctgcgagaaattggccacaggtgcgatgccgcagatgcggctcatgttgcgcaTAGACGCTTGCACATAAGCGTGAGGAAGGGCACAGGTGCGGGcaggcgcgcaggtgcgatggaattttctgcacctgcgaaggcgcagatgcggtccaaggCTCATAGATGCGAAGGCAGCTGGGCTGACTAATTTTCGCAGatgcgggaccgcaggtgcgagaattttgtccgcaggtgcataAGCACTGGGCAGTGTACAATACAAAAGGGTCCGAGAaattgtcatttttgacatttccaaaagcgggtgaggcgatttttgagcgagaaatcacagaaatcttgaggtaagtcacatgtgatcattgttagtcaattatattgtattatcattgaatatttcgaatagattacatgttttgaaaaatgtagtattttcttatagaattgattctataatttttgttgactgtatcgaattaattatgactagatatgagtcgaccggaatcgaaaaatcgaggaaaaggcatactacttggttaaattagagcaagtcgaggtaagtgatttgtctaaccttgtgtgggtgaaattttcccctaggattggtattaattgtaatgtgatgaatgtcatgtacacgaggtggaGGAGGGTCACCTTGAGACTTCTTGAGCGACCGAACTAAGAACCATTTCAGAGACAGGGATGTAAATAGGAAAAATctagcaggaagaaccacaacacgtgattcacatgatcgttggtggggtcgatattccacaagggcccgtgttcaaatgcactaaagtatcaatcaccagggaaaaatgaactcgagactatgtgccagaaggcatTTTATCATTCAATTATGAGGAAgtagaagggatctcacaaccccacaatgatgatTTGGTAATCCCTATCCTCATGACGAGGACGATGACTACTAGATcgctcgatccttcataatccccgaggattacGATTCCACCAAATCGACAGTAGAgaagctggagcaagtcatactgatcaaGCATtaacccgatcgaaaggtatacctgggtatgGGGTTAAGCCCCGAGCTTAGGGAAAAACGCGTTAAATTTCTTaccaataatatggattgtttttcttggtcccacctagatatg
Protein-coding sequences here:
- the LOC138898674 gene encoding uncharacterized protein — translated: MVVDALSRKSMHVLAHLVVQRKTLGREIQKLENDGIRLDETEEGRITAYALVESSLVAHVKAKKDEDPYLVKLKEGVRNNEITAFTLGSDRVLKLNDPLCVPDVDGLRKSIMKEAHNSRYSIHQDAIKIYLDLKELYW